Below is a genomic region from Tripterygium wilfordii isolate XIE 37 chromosome 12, ASM1340144v1, whole genome shotgun sequence.
GGAAGATTACTTATAAGCTTGCAGAGTGTGTTATTATTTCTCCTCCCCTTATGAGTAAGGTGGTTGTTCCACtttctttcattcattttgttggCTGTGTGAAGCTAATTATAAAGGCAAGCCTGTGGCCTAGTTGTATGTTGCTTTGCCCTAACCTTGGGGTCACAGGTTCAAACCCTAGAAACAACCTCAAGGCACTTAATCTTGCCGTTTCAcgaccctgcctcactgtgggGGCCTTGTGCACACAGTTGTTATACCATTCTTATAAAGATAGTTTCACCTTAACTTAGGGAATTGTATCATCTTTGACTGtctgaatttaatttttctGTGATACTGACAAACTATATTTACAGATATTCCGGGCATTGTCGTACATTCATCGTGCTATTGGAGTGTGCCATCGAGACATTAAACCTCAAAATCTCTTGGTATGCCAAAACTCTTTTATAGCTATATCTGTTTTGGCTAGTTACTTTGGCTTGGTCCATAACTGCTTTACTTATCAAGTCTTTGTGTCGATGTAGAGAAACATAATACTTAATCCTGTTTGACGTTATCATGTTAAATTAAAGTCGTAATTAATGCATTTTTCATTTTGTCCAGGTTAATCCACATACTCACCAGGTTAAATTATGTGATTTTGGAAGTGCAAAGGTTTTGGTATGGTTCAGGTTTTCTTCTGTTTTGATGTTCAAAATTGTCTATTGTCTAATACTAATCGGATGTTTTGATGAATAAGGTGCGAGGGGAGCCAAATATATCGTACATATGCTCGAGGTACTACAGAGCACCGGAACTTATTTTTGGGGCTACTGAGTATACGTCAGCTATTGATGTTTGGTCTGCTGGCTGCGTTCTTGCTGAACTACTTCTTGGGCAGGTAGGATAGTTGATATGTTCAAGATTTTGTTCGCATTTCCAGTTTCTTGTCATAATAACAAGCTTACTAACAATGCCTTTTGTTTGTTGGTCAGCCTTTGTTTCCTGGAGAGAGTGGAGTAGACCAGCTTGTTGAGATTATCAAGGTATTTGTAGATGCTGAAACTTGTTTCGCTTATTATGTGTTATCATCATAACCGAGTGGAAGCTTTTCTTTAGTTTGAATCATGGAATATGCCTATGGACTAATAAAATATGTTTGTTTTGCAGGTTCTGGGTACTCCAACAAGGGAGGAAATTAAGTGCATGAACCCAAATTATACCGAGTTTAAGTTCCCTCAGATTAAAGCTCACCCATGGCACAAGGTATTGTGAATAGAAAAACAccattttgtttcatttgacTAATTTATCATTCCCCGacataatttgtttttgtattaCTAGATATTCCACAAGCGCATGCCTCCGGAAGCTGTTGATATCGTTTCAAGACTACTGCAGTACTCCCCTAACTTACGGTGCACTGCTGTGAGTATCTGTCTCCTTGACTCATTATTGCTAGCCTTCTGTTTTCTTCTTGTATAGCATTTCCTTGCCAGGTGGATTCATTCGGAATATAAGTGGTATTTGAAGGACCAGAACCTCCCCACTCGTTGGTGGAAGAGGGATTACTGACATCTTCTGATTTAATGCACTCTTGATCTAAGTTTTCCCTCATATTCTGATGTGATGCACAATTGATCTAATTTTTCTTAGTATATTGTGGGCTTCACTATTTGAGATGTATTATGAATATCTGTGGTATTTGAAGAACATGAACCTTGCCGCTCATTGGTGAGATAGGGACAATCCTCATCTTTCGATGTTATACAtaataattgaattaattattCCCGAGTAttccattacaaaaaaaatcctgAGTTATGGGCTTCAAGGAAATAGTTGTATGCGATTGGGAAGGATGCCGCCATTTTCTGGAGACTTTCCTTTCTCCTAGTGTCTTTGTGGGAGTTTTTTTTAACGACTTGAGGATGATAATTTGCTATatcctttcaagtttcaatgcacTTCTGGGTGTTGTCACATAGTTCAGATTGGGGAATGATTTTCTGGTCATATGTTTTGTGAATTTCACACGAGACTGAGGTTGATAGGGAAATATCATTTTCAAGAGAAGTGGGTTTGTCTGATTTGCTTTCGACTTAATATCAGCTGTACCCATCTTATTGCTGGATGTGTTTCATTGTAGCATCTTAGCTACTGGTACCATTGATTTGTTTTGCCTTGTAGCTGATTTTGATGTACTGGCCCAAAAATTTGGCTGCTTCTTGATGTAGTTTAAATGCTTCTTCTGAGTCTCTGGTGCTACTACATGAAAGTCATAAGGCAAACAATTTCCATGGGACCTGCAGCTAAGGCTTCTCCTACTGGCTCGttttctaattaatttaatttgttgattttgatgCAGTTAGATGCTTTGACCCATCCTTTCTTTGATGAGCTACGTGACCCGAACACCCGCCTGCCGAATGGTCGTTTCCTTCCACCACTATTTAACTTTAAATCCCATGGTAAGAATCATTATAAAAACACTTGTTTGTTGGCAAGGTTTATAACCCCCATACCTCCTCACGGAATGGTGTTTACTGCTGTTGATACAGAATTGAAGGGAGTCCCAGTGGAGATTTTGGTGAAATTAATACCGGAGCATGCAAGGAAACAGTGCCCCTTTCTTGGTTCATGAGTATGATGTGACAAACCAGCTAGTGTTGTTCTGAAATGGAATCCACGT
It encodes:
- the LOC120010713 gene encoding shaggy-related protein kinase alpha: MASVGVAPTSGLRESTAGVDRLPEEMNDMKIRDDKEMEATVIDGNGTETGHIIVTTIGGRNGQPKQTISYMAERVVGHGSFGVVFQAKCLETGESVAIKKVLQDKRYKNRELQTMRLLDHPNVVALKHCFFSTTEKDELYLNLVLEYVPETVHRVIKHYNKLNQRMPLIYVKLYTYQIFRALSYIHRAIGVCHRDIKPQNLLVNPHTHQVKLCDFGSAKVLVRGEPNISYICSRYYRAPELIFGATEYTSAIDVWSAGCVLAELLLGQPLFPGESGVDQLVEIIKVLGTPTREEIKCMNPNYTEFKFPQIKAHPWHKIFHKRMPPEAVDIVSRLLQYSPNLRCTALDALTHPFFDELRDPNTRLPNGRFLPPLFNFKSHELKGVPVEILVKLIPEHARKQCPFLGS